Genomic window (Tardiphaga sp. vice304):
GGTTGTTCAACAGCCACATCTCGGCGGTGACGCAAGGCATGCTGTATTGCCTCGCGGTGGGATTGCTCGGCGCGATGGTGATCGCGAATGAAAAGAAGCTGTAGGCCTTAGCTACTTCAGCTTTAGCCAGCGCTTCAAATAGCGCCTTCGAAATTTCTGCACGGCGAATTGCACGCGCAGCCGGGTCTGGCCGTGACCCTTGCGGTCGAGCGAACTCTTGAACGCGCCGTTGAGGCTGCCCTGCTCGGCCAGCGGCGGCTCCGGCCACAGGAACGGGATGCCCAGCGCGGGATCGGCGGTGTTGAAGGCGATGTCGATCGGCTCATGCATCGGATGCCGCGAGATCCAGTCGAGCCGCGCTTCTGCCTCGACCGCGCCGAGAACATAGGCCTCCATGTTGCGGACGCGGTTGCCCTCATAGATCAATTGGCCCGGGCGCAATTGCGCCGCTGGCGTGTAGAAATTGGTGGCCGCACCGAGGTGCAGGATGCGTGGCCGCGGCCAGTTCTGCGCTTCCTCCAGCACGCGCCCGAGTTGCGCGCAAAAATCCGGCACCAGTTGCGCGTCGTCCTCGAATACCAGCGCCAGATCCTGGCCGCGCTCGCGGATCCGCTGCATCGCGACGATGTGCTTCAGCGCGCAGGATTTCTGCCGCAAGGTGAGATCGGCGCCCTCCGCAAAATACGCCCGGTCAACATCCGAGGTGATCTCGTCGGCGTCGAAATCCAGCACCCATTCGAAGGCGATGCCGGCGCGGTCGAGTTCGCGCTGGATATGAGCGGTGCGCTCGGGCAGCGATTTGGCGTGGATCACATAGGCCGGCAGCATCGAACCGTCTCCCGAGGCGCGGCTGCGCCTCTGCGCCGCCGGTATAGGCAAAAAACACCCGTCTGGAAATGCCGGTCGGCGTGCCGACCTTCAGGGGCGCGGCTGTCTCCAAGCCAGCCGGCGAGAACGTTTCGCCTGCCTAACGCCCGACGGAGAGAACAACACCAACGCCGCCAGAGCAGGCGCGATACGCCTGTCGCTATTTTCGTGGAGGCCTCGACAAGGTGGCTGCGGCGCACGACGTTCCACTCGTAATGCTGATCGAACACCGGAACGCGATCATGACGCCCAACAACCCGTCGCCGAACAAGCTGCGCGCCAAAACCGGCCTTGGCCGCGCCTGGCGGCTGGTGTCGTCGTTCTTTTCCCTCGCCGCGCGCAGCCTGCCCGCCGCCGGGGTCTGA
Coding sequences:
- a CDS encoding glycosyltransferase family 25 protein, which gives rise to MLPAYVIHAKSLPERTAHIQRELDRAGIAFEWVLDFDADEITSDVDRAYFAEGADLTLRQKSCALKHIVAMQRIRERGQDLALVFEDDAQLVPDFCAQLGRVLEEAQNWPRPRILHLGAATNFYTPAAQLRPGQLIYEGNRVRNMEAYVLGAVEAEARLDWISRHPMHEPIDIAFNTADPALGIPFLWPEPPLAEQGSLNGAFKSSLDRKGHGQTRLRVQFAVQKFRRRYLKRWLKLK